A single region of the Gasterosteus aculeatus chromosome 1, fGasAcu3.hap1.1, whole genome shotgun sequence genome encodes:
- the slitrk5 gene encoding SLIT and NTRK-like protein 5, with translation MHIWILKISLLIASSLRLIEMYDNYGEICRNLCTCEEKEGILTVSCENRGIIKLTEISPVHFSVYHLLLTGNLLKKLSVNDFINYTGVTILHLGNNDISEIESGAFNGLQGLKRLHLNNNKIEAIRDDTFAGLESLEYLQIDYNYISNIEPNALSKLYQLTVMILNDNLLSALPTNIFRNVPLTHLDLRGNRLKMFPYIGLLEHMDKVVELQLEENPWNCSCELIALKAWLESIAYTALVGEVVCATPFRLHGRDLDEVSKQELCPRRPSEDTVRPAPPSSTNGYYHTTPSAVTASATSSAVFRSSSRPTKGTRQFNRTRLKPTSRIPGGNPYNYGPIIAFQTKSPVPLDCPTACTCNLQISEIGLNVNCQERKIESISDLKPKPYNPKKMYLTGNYIPVVRRSDFVDAVGLDLLHLGNNRISLIHDRAFGDLTNLRRLYLNGNLMDRLTGEMFFGLQNLQYLYLEYNKIKEVDAGTFRYLANLQLLFLNNNLLKTLPVGIFSSLSLSRLNLRNNHFQNLPVSGVLDQLKMLVQMDLFENPWDCSCDIVGMKIWLEQLSAGTVVNEVVCEMPRRHAGMDLRSIQSEQLCPDYSDAKVSPTPPTDEPMDDRAVTTEAPQKFNTPSSTVPLSVLILSLLLVFIMSVFVAAGLFVVVMKKRKKSQSDRTSTNNSDVSSFNLQYSLYSNRSGPKVKAPAGHVYEYIPHPMGHMCKNPIYRSREGNTVEDYRDLHELKVTYSSTPEDERDSSTMRSPAYSVSTIEPRENPSPIPDADHFFRGMLDHDKQHPHPPIPAGANLEYKYTGPVSYTYNPNFDVRRQFLHPERIRETVLYGTAPSTVYVEPNRNEYLELKAKLQSEPDYLEVLEKQTTFSQF, from the coding sequence ATGCATATCTGGATTCTCAAAATAAGCCTTCTGATTGCATCATCTCTGAGGCTGATCGAGATGTATGACAATTATGGCGAGATCTGTCGGAACCTGTGTACGTGCGAGGAGAAGGAAGGGATCCTGACGGTGAGCTGCGAGAACCGGGGAATCATCAAACTAACGGAGATCAGCCCGGTCCATTTCTCCGTATACCACCTCTTGCTGACAGGGAACCTCCTGAAGAAGCTGTCGGTCAATGATTTCATCAATTACACAGGAGTGACCATCCTACACTTGGGGAACAATGATATATCCGAGATAGAGTCAGGTGCCTTCAATGGACTCCAGGGATTAAAAAGGTTGCACCTGAATAACAACAAGATCGAGGCTATCAGAGACGACACCTTTGCAGGACTGGAGAGTTTGGAATATCTTCAGATTGATTATAATTACATCTCAAATATAGAGCCCAACGCCTTGAGCAAACTATACCAACTTACAGTGATGATTTTGAACGACAACCTGCTCTCTGCCCTGCCGACAAATATCTTTCGGAATGTTCCCCTTACACACCTGGACCTGAGGGGGAACCGGTTAAAAATGTTCCCCTACATCGGCCTCTTGGAACACATGGACAAAGTTGTGGAATTACAACTGGAGGAGAACCCGTGGAATTGCTCCTGCGAGCTGATCGCTCTGAAGGCTTGGCTGGAGAGTATAGCATACACGGCTCTGGTGGGGGAAGTGGTCTGCGCGACTCCGTTCAGGCTCCACGGTAGGGACCTGGACGAGGTGTCCAAGCAGGAGCTCTGCCCGAGAAGACCCTCGGAAGACACTGTAAGGCCTGCACCCCCTAGCAGCACCAATGGATATTATCATACCACACCTTCTGCCGTCACCGCCTCCGCCACCTCATCGGCTGTTTTTAGGTCCTCCTCTAGGCCGACCAAGGGCACCCGGCAGTTCAACAGAACTAGGTTAAAGCCCACTTCCCGAATACCAGGGGGTAACCCTTACAATTATGGCCCCATCATTGCTTTTCAGACCAAATCTCCTGTGCCTTTGGACTGTCCCACTGCCTGCACGTGCAACCTGCAGATATCGGAGATCGGGCTGAATGTCAACTGCCAAGAGAGAAAGATTGAAAGCATTTCTGATCTGAAACCCAAGCCATACAATCCTAAAAAAATGTATCTCACTGGAAATTACATCCCTGTGGTGCGGAGATCAGATTTTGTGGATGCCGTTGGATTGGATTTGCTTCACCTGGGAAACAACAGGATAAGTCTGATCCACGACAGGGCTTTCGGGGATTTAACCAACCTGCGTAGGCTGTATTTGAATGGTAATCTCATGGACAGGCTTACAGGAGAAATGTTTTTTGGTCTGCAGAACTTGCAGTACCTCTATTTAGAGTACAACAAAATCAAGGAGGTCGATGCGGGAACTTTCCGTTACCTCGCTAATCTCCAGCTGCTCTTCCTCAACAACAACCTCCTGAAAACCTTACCCGTGGGCATCTTTTCCAGCCTCTCCCTGTCTAGACTTAATCTCCGCAACAACCATTTCCAAAACCTGCCCGTGAGTGGTGTTTTAGATCAGCTGAAGATGCTGGTGCAGATGGATCTGTTTGAAAACCCCTGGGACTGCTCCTGCGACATAGTGGGAATGAAGATATGGCTCGAGCAGCTCAGCGCAGGCACCGTGGTCAACGAGGTTGTGTGCGAAATGCCGCGGCGCCACGCAGGAATGGATCTGCGCTCCATCCAATCGGAGCAGCTCTGCCCAGATTACTCTGACGCTAAAGTCTCTCCGACGCCCCCTACGGACGAGCCCATGGACGACAGGGCCGTCACCACGGAGGCACCTCAGAAGTTCAACacccccagcagcaccgtccctctctctgtcctcatcctcagCCTCCTGCTCGTCTTCATCATGTCTGTCTTTGTGGCCGCGGGGCTGTTTGTGGTCGTGATGAAAAAACGCAAAAAGTCCCAGAGCGATCGTACTAGCACCAACAACTCCGACGTCAGCTCGTTCAACTTGCAGTACAGCCTCTATAGCAACCGCTCCGGCCCCAAAGTCAAAGCCCCAGCCGGACACGTCTACGAGTATATCCCCCACCCCATGGGCCACATGTGCAAAAACCCTATTTACAGATCACGAGAAGGCAACACAGTGGAGGATTACCGTGACCTCCACGAGCTCAAGGTCACGTACAGCAGTACCCCGGAGGATGAGAGGGATAGCAGTACGATGCGGAGCCCTGCGTACAGCGTTAGCACCATCGAGCCACGTGAGAACCCCTCCCCTATCCCGGACGCAGACCATTTCTTCAGAGGCATGCTGGATCACGATAAGCAGCacccccatccacccatccCGGCCGGCGCCAATTTAGAGTACAAGTACACAGGGCCTGTGTCGTACACGTACAACCCCAATTTTGATGTCAGACGTCAGTTCTTGCACCCGGAGAGGATAAGAGAAACAGTGCTCTATGGCACAGCACCCAGTACTGTTTATGTCGAGCCCAACAGAAATGAGTATTTGGAGCTAAAAGCTAAACTGCAGTCTGAGCCCGATTACCTCGAAGTTCTTGAGAAACAGACCACCTTCAGCCAGTTCTGA